Proteins co-encoded in one Chitinophagales bacterium genomic window:
- a CDS encoding T9SS type A sorting domain-containing protein — MDYIDNDIFYSFENVNKFGAQVFSIIGTNYHQDGIDIYVYSGEDSVNDETYEGGLADTPSEYNDGNPGEAPFFSFIAIGGISDNCDFDTNCKPYWPPGIDIALSGALTHEMGHCLGLHHTFRGACGYDPYSCPELVDGSNAAYCGDFVSDTPADPGISFYTDFQTCVWDGGTSLNTLILDENGQPSYPNCGNPQDLCTFSMSLKKKKPCFENYADPVNELFPLDANGNQFTPPTNNYMGYTIPSCMSEFTNGQADKMKKTIKMHGGLALMKVQNPVAPVNWFDDIQIPIGTTTWNENRHVFGTVTVPANATLEITGTSTEDVIISFVGHDAGIIVEEGGRLIINNALLNNSCLEDDYWWGIKVEGDATKDHPSDFTNNGSSYHGVVTIANSQIESSHNGIHAIGGIIATLGDNRFINNRISISLTYQFGTQLSYIQDSHFVINRPVPHPLYNDYRQVVGYQCGNLTVSNNNFIVDDSSGEDLGITKAILVMNTPAYIGFTGVPNTFTNFSSGIEIFNFLVTLPTFIQSNTFTDVQHGIVLNTTAMPSVIDNVFNIPNGTATSDAYGLLTYFSDGINVRDNTFNTSFSNETKGAVFVQNEFLEGTTDASGWVSDNDFDGPFAAATEFERNNWGLILQCNDYVGASIDWYLANTPSIDRLRQQGTCISDIVIGIPNEKYGFWGTWSTGANVVDNIINDSDEAFFYIEYDPIGYTLAQADAAAVKQFSCDENDSNSESGCNKTGGKSSGSVKPIDPIITDIQSSLANNDLHGANTKLEAVNEVWADKLLVGNYWYLQDLTNATQKLQQIPITTVANLAFVDVYTIVLNTPIGQQPTTTEEQTIRNYAAHSDVAIATMAESVLAYYYDDEYIRYSTPIPSSHTSKRAIEELSAIFQIIPNPSDNYVKIVLQTDFFITKASKQVVLMDITGQVIIEKNIQEASIQLDVRNLEEGMYLVAVKENNAITYIDKLMITK; from the coding sequence ATGGATTATATAGATAATGATATTTTTTATTCTTTTGAAAATGTTAATAAATTTGGCGCACAAGTTTTTAGCATTATTGGCACAAATTACCATCAAGATGGGATTGATATATATGTTTATTCTGGTGAAGATAGTGTAAACGATGAAACTTATGAAGGAGGGCTTGCAGATACACCAAGTGAATACAATGATGGCAATCCTGGGGAAGCCCCTTTCTTTTCATTTATTGCAATAGGAGGCATTAGTGATAATTGTGATTTTGACACCAATTGTAAACCGTATTGGCCTCCAGGTATTGATATAGCATTGAGTGGTGCATTAACGCATGAGATGGGTCACTGTTTAGGCTTACACCATACTTTCAGAGGAGCATGTGGATATGACCCTTATTCCTGTCCAGAATTGGTTGATGGAAGTAATGCTGCATATTGTGGAGACTTTGTATCAGATACTCCTGCCGATCCAGGTATATCTTTTTATACTGATTTCCAAACCTGTGTTTGGGATGGAGGAACAAGCCTTAATACACTGATTCTGGATGAGAATGGACAACCTAGCTACCCAAATTGCGGAAATCCACAAGATTTATGTACATTCTCGATGAGTTTAAAAAAGAAGAAACCTTGTTTTGAGAACTATGCTGACCCAGTAAATGAACTATTTCCATTGGATGCAAATGGAAATCAGTTTACTCCTCCAACAAACAACTATATGGGCTATACTATTCCCAGTTGTATGTCTGAATTTACCAATGGGCAGGCAGATAAGATGAAAAAGACGATAAAAATGCACGGTGGATTAGCACTTATGAAAGTACAAAATCCAGTTGCCCCAGTAAACTGGTTTGACGATATACAAATTCCAATAGGCACTACTACATGGAATGAAAACCGTCATGTATTTGGAACTGTAACAGTTCCCGCTAATGCTACTCTCGAAATTACAGGAACTTCTACAGAAGATGTTATTATTTCATTTGTAGGTCATGATGCAGGAATCATAGTGGAAGAAGGAGGTCGATTGATTATCAACAATGCTCTTTTGAACAACAGTTGTTTGGAAGATGATTACTGGTGGGGCATAAAAGTTGAAGGAGATGCCACCAAAGACCATCCATCTGATTTTACTAACAACGGAAGTTCGTATCATGGTGTGGTTACAATAGCCAATAGCCAAATAGAAAGTTCACACAACGGTATTCATGCTATTGGAGGAATAATAGCGACACTCGGAGATAACCGTTTTATCAACAATAGAATAAGCATTAGTTTAACATATCAATTTGGCACTCAATTAAGTTATATTCAAGATAGTCATTTTGTTATTAATAGACCTGTACCCCACCCTCTTTATAATGATTATCGGCAAGTCGTAGGGTATCAATGTGGAAATCTAACCGTATCTAATAATAACTTCATTGTAGATGATAGTAGTGGAGAAGATTTAGGAATCACAAAGGCTATTTTAGTAATGAATACGCCCGCTTACATTGGCTTTACAGGCGTACCCAATACTTTTACCAATTTTTCTTCTGGTATCGAAATCTTCAATTTCTTGGTCACACTCCCAACTTTTATACAAAGCAATACCTTCACGGATGTCCAACACGGAATCGTATTAAATACGACTGCTATGCCAAGTGTTATTGATAATGTTTTTAATATACCCAATGGAACGGCAACAAGTGATGCCTATGGTCTTTTGACCTATTTTTCAGATGGTATTAATGTTAGAGACAATACATTTAATACCTCTTTTAGCAATGAAACAAAGGGAGCAGTATTTGTACAAAATGAATTTTTAGAAGGAACAACAGATGCAAGCGGCTGGGTATCTGATAATGATTTTGATGGTCCTTTTGCAGCAGCAACTGAGTTTGAAAGAAATAATTGGGGGTTGATTTTGCAATGCAATGATTATGTAGGAGCTTCCATTGACTGGTATTTAGCCAATACTCCATCTATTGATAGATTGAGGCAGCAAGGCACTTGTATTTCTGACATAGTTATTGGAATTCCCAATGAAAAATATGGTTTTTGGGGAACATGGAGTACTGGAGCAAATGTAGTTGACAACATTATTAATGATTCTGATGAGGCGTTTTTTTACATAGAGTACGATCCTATTGGCTATACTCTTGCTCAAGCAGACGCTGCAGCTGTTAAGCAGTTTTCATGTGATGAAAATGATTCTAATAGCGAATCGGGATGTAACAAAACTGGAGGTAAAAGCTCTGGAAGTGTAAAACCCATTGACCCAATTATTACAGATATACAATCTTCCTTAGCAAACAATGATTTACATGGAGCGAATACAAAATTAGAGGCAGTCAATGAGGTTTGGGCAGACAAATTATTGGTAGGCAATTATTGGTATTTGCAAGATTTGACGAATGCGACTCAAAAACTTCAACAAATTCCAATTACAACTGTTGCCAATCTCGCTTTTGTGGATGTTTATACCATTGTCCTGAATACTCCTATTGGACAACAACCTACAACTACAGAAGAACAAACAATTCGCAATTACGCTGCACACAGTGATGTCGCTATAGCTACAATGGCAGAAAGCGTACTCGCATATTATTATGATGACGAGTATATTCGTTATTCTACGCCAATTCCTTCCAGTCATACCTCCAAACGAGCAATAGAAGAATTGTCAGCCATCTTCCAGATAATCCCCAATCCAAGTGACAATTACGTAAAGATTGTATTGCAAACAGATTTCTTTATTACTAAAGCGAGTAAACAAGTGGTGCTAATGGATATTACAGGCCAAGTAATCATTGAAAAAAACATACAAGAAGCGTCTATCCAATTGGATGTCCGCAATTTAGAAGAAGGCATGTATTTGGTCGCAGTAAAAGAAAATAATGCGATAACGTACATTGATAAATTGATGATTACGAAGTAA
- the pheT gene encoding phenylalanine--tRNA ligase subunit beta has translation MKVSYNWIKDYLDIDMPVEKVGEILTDTGLEVEGIEKIQSIEGGLEGLVVGLVKTAEKHPDADKLKVTRVDIGNGEELHIVCGAPNVAAGQKVIVATVGTTLYPTNGEPFTIKKGKIRGEVSMGMICAEDEIGIGTDHDGIVVLAEDTPIGKAVKEVYDMEDDYMIEIGLTPNRSDAISHVGVAKDLAAALKVHHGFEGEVSVPDVSAFSVDNHDLQIPVTVEDTEACPRYSGVSIKGVTIKESPEWLQNRLKAIGLRPISNIVDITNFVLHELGQPLHAFDADEIKGGKVVVKTLPQDSLFVSLDEQERKLHEEDLMICNANSEGMCIAGVFGGIHSGVSDKTTNIFLESACFHPIRTRRTATRHNLRTDAAQRFEKGVDPNNTVYALKRAALLIKELAGGEIASEIVDIYPTKVKLAEIVLTYRNLNRLVGMEIPRPTVKQILAALEIEVVAETDEALTVKVGTNRADVLREADVIEEVLRIYGFNNVPIPATLNYSLIFSEGIRPDEIRNLVSDYLASAGFNEMMGTSITDSNYYDSEEKGMVRLMNSLNASMDVMRKNMLFSGLEAIRNNQNYQNEHLRLFEFGKTYCTYSRDDQNHYLEGDHLTIFITGETIEENWRTAKTKSSFFDLKGLVNNLLARLGITRFQTQYIESDSMGYGLQYKQGKRDLVDFGMVHPKTAKKLGVKGEVFYADFNWNNVFEALKGNKLYIKNLPKYPSSRRDLALLIDKEVQFGQIEQIALKTGKNLLSSVGLFDIYADEAKLGVGKKSYAVSFVFQDEQKTLTDKDVEKIMQKLIQQYERQLGASLR, from the coding sequence ATGAAAGTCTCTTACAACTGGATAAAGGATTATTTAGATATAGATATGCCCGTTGAAAAAGTGGGCGAAATATTGACAGACACAGGCTTAGAGGTCGAAGGAATCGAAAAAATACAATCCATTGAAGGTGGATTGGAAGGATTGGTCGTAGGTTTGGTCAAAACTGCTGAAAAGCATCCCGATGCGGACAAGCTCAAAGTTACAAGGGTAGATATAGGCAATGGCGAAGAATTGCATATCGTTTGTGGTGCGCCGAACGTAGCAGCAGGACAAAAAGTGATTGTGGCGACTGTTGGAACTACCTTGTACCCAACCAATGGCGAACCTTTTACCATCAAAAAAGGTAAGATTCGGGGGGAGGTGTCTATGGGGATGATTTGTGCGGAAGACGAAATCGGTATTGGAACAGACCATGATGGCATTGTGGTTTTAGCGGAAGATACACCTATCGGCAAAGCGGTCAAGGAAGTCTATGACATGGAGGACGATTATATGATTGAAATCGGCTTGACTCCCAACCGTTCAGATGCGATTAGTCATGTTGGAGTAGCCAAAGATTTAGCGGCAGCATTGAAGGTGCATCACGGTTTTGAAGGAGAAGTAAGCGTTCCAGATGTGAGTGCTTTTTCGGTTGATAACCACGATTTGCAAATTCCAGTGACGGTTGAAGACACAGAAGCTTGTCCTCGCTATTCGGGTGTGAGTATCAAAGGTGTGACCATCAAAGAGTCTCCCGAATGGCTGCAAAACCGACTGAAAGCCATTGGATTGCGTCCGATTAGCAATATTGTCGACATTACCAATTTTGTCTTGCACGAATTGGGGCAACCTCTACACGCTTTTGATGCGGATGAAATCAAAGGCGGAAAAGTGGTGGTCAAAACCTTGCCGCAAGACAGCCTTTTTGTGAGCTTGGATGAGCAGGAACGCAAGCTGCATGAAGAGGATTTGATGATTTGTAACGCTAATTCTGAGGGAATGTGTATTGCAGGGGTTTTTGGAGGAATTCACTCAGGCGTAAGCGACAAAACGACCAATATTTTCTTGGAAAGTGCTTGCTTTCATCCGATTCGCACCCGCCGAACAGCAACTCGTCACAATTTGCGGACAGATGCCGCACAGCGTTTTGAGAAAGGCGTGGATCCCAACAATACGGTCTATGCTTTAAAGCGAGCGGCATTGTTAATCAAGGAATTGGCAGGGGGCGAAATTGCTTCTGAAATTGTGGATATTTACCCTACAAAAGTGAAACTTGCGGAAATTGTGTTGACCTACCGCAATTTGAACCGATTGGTGGGCATGGAAATTCCCCGACCTACGGTGAAGCAGATATTGGCGGCATTGGAGATTGAAGTGGTTGCAGAAACGGACGAAGCCTTGACTGTGAAAGTGGGAACAAATCGAGCAGATGTTTTGCGGGAAGCGGATGTTATTGAAGAAGTATTACGCATTTATGGCTTCAACAATGTGCCGATTCCTGCGACTTTGAATTACAGTTTGATATTCAGTGAAGGGATTAGACCTGATGAAATCCGCAATTTAGTGTCGGATTATTTGGCGAGTGCGGGCTTCAATGAAATGATGGGGACTTCGATTACCGATTCCAACTATTACGATTCGGAAGAGAAGGGCATGGTGCGCTTGATGAACAGCCTCAATGCGAGCATGGATGTGATGCGAAAAAATATGTTGTTTTCGGGCTTAGAAGCCATTCGCAACAACCAAAACTATCAAAACGAACACCTCCGATTGTTTGAGTTCGGAAAAACCTATTGTACCTATTCAAGAGACGACCAGAATCACTACCTTGAAGGAGACCATTTGACGATTTTCATCACGGGTGAAACGATTGAAGAAAATTGGCGAACGGCCAAAACAAAAAGCTCTTTTTTCGATTTAAAAGGATTGGTCAACAATCTTTTGGCTCGATTGGGCATTACCCGTTTCCAAACACAATACATTGAGTCGGACTCTATGGGGTATGGACTTCAATACAAACAGGGCAAACGGGACTTGGTGGATTTTGGAATGGTGCATCCTAAGACTGCTAAGAAACTAGGGGTGAAAGGAGAAGTGTTTTATGCGGACTTCAATTGGAACAACGTTTTTGAAGCCCTGAAAGGAAATAAACTCTACATCAAAAACCTACCAAAATATCCGAGCAGTCGCCGTGATTTGGCTTTGTTGATTGACAAAGAGGTGCAATTTGGTCAAATTGAGCAGATTGCCTTGAAAACAGGTAAGAACCTATTGAGTTCTGTCGGTTTGTTCGACATCTATGCGGATGAAGCCAAATTGGGTGTAGGCAAAAAATCGTATGCGGTGAGCTTTGTGTTTCAAGATGAACAAAAGACGTTAACGGACAAGGATGTTGAAAAAATCATGCAAAAGTTGATTCAACAGTATGAGCGTCAATTGGGGGCAAGTTTGAGGTAG